The proteins below come from a single Candidatus Bathyarchaeota archaeon genomic window:
- a CDS encoding winged helix-turn-helix domain-containing protein, which yields MTEKTSTDPTGQSFVDILNIAKAIGNEKRLQILITLQTGPKSFDALKHETQLKKTALSNHLAILIEQELIKKPEHGKYQLTEDGKIFLQAIQTAYNKSGRWKKSQISMQTHQSSAPFIDALFSKKG from the coding sequence ATGACCGAAAAAACATCAACTGACCCTACGGGACAATCTTTTGTTGACATCCTAAACATAGCAAAAGCAATAGGCAATGAGAAAAGACTTCAAATCCTAATAACCCTGCAAACCGGACCAAAATCTTTTGATGCCTTAAAACACGAAACTCAACTCAAAAAAACCGCATTATCAAACCATCTGGCAATTCTGATTGAGCAGGAACTCATCAAGAAGCCTGAACACGGCAAATACCAGCTCACAGAAGATGGGAAAATCTTTCTTCAAGCAATCCAGACAGCCTACAACAAATCGGGCAGGTGGAAAAAGAGCCAAATTAGCATGCAGACCCACCAGTCTTCGGCACCGTTCATTGATGCTCTTTTTTCTAAGAAGGGCTAA
- a CDS encoding GyrI-like domain-containing protein produces the protein MEPTITPKKKLQLIGCTYYGNPFHTAKEWSTQNEIGKLWQQFMTLSTKYQTLLSKICPTPIGYEVHIEPEEYKTTQNYYVFVGMEINEIKEVPLETVIKILPETHYLQFTTKMSNKDEGATIFNEWMPKHGYIQAYPYVIEAYDYRRFKSVDDSESEIDWYIPVKEKQQ, from the coding sequence ATGGAGCCTACAATCACACCCAAAAAAAAGCTACAACTAATAGGATGCACCTACTACGGCAACCCCTTTCACACAGCCAAAGAATGGAGCACCCAAAACGAAATCGGCAAACTCTGGCAACAATTCATGACTCTATCCACAAAATACCAAACGCTTCTCTCAAAAATATGCCCAACCCCCATAGGCTACGAAGTCCACATCGAACCCGAAGAATACAAAACCACCCAAAACTACTACGTATTTGTAGGCATGGAAATCAACGAAATCAAAGAAGTCCCCTTAGAAACGGTCATAAAAATACTTCCCGAAACACACTACCTGCAGTTCACCACCAAAATGTCCAACAAAGATGAAGGCGCCACAATTTTTAATGAGTGGATGCCCAAACACGGCTATATTCAAGCATACCCCTACGTTATTGAAGCCTATGACTACCGCAGATTCAAAAGTGTAGATGACAGTGAATCCGAAATTGACTGGTACATACCCGTAAAGGAGAAACAACAATGA
- a CDS encoding TrmO family methyltransferase: MTKPNQQFTLTPIGKVTTAEDGFNIEIYEPCHPALKQLNQFSHVIVIWWANQHDNKESRNITQTTPPYANKLTGVFACRAEYRPNPIAITTCAILDVDEQKGIVKVPWIDAYDGTPVLDLKAYFPVSDRVKDPHIPKWLANWPQWIPDSDFDPEALTEESAQESGKLPTSGRIGRLAETIAEQTSIQTAQEVFEAWNQQKIGKSKDPEKIQNLMVALEQKVGKEKAIEIMHECGRKCYDSIAYLQKSAEELKNKHPASLQEHVKNLNKKFASTSKIELTSDNTLIYQQLKCYCMVKNPEKPLDNKNYCQCGVGCRQKFFEAIFEKPVKVELLESIATGGESCKFLIKP; encoded by the coding sequence ATGACAAAACCCAACCAACAATTCACCCTCACACCAATCGGCAAGGTAACCACAGCCGAAGATGGCTTTAACATAGAAATCTATGAACCCTGCCACCCCGCCCTAAAACAACTAAACCAATTCAGCCACGTCATCGTCATCTGGTGGGCAAACCAACACGACAACAAAGAAAGCCGCAACATCACCCAAACAACCCCACCATACGCAAACAAATTAACCGGTGTTTTTGCATGCAGAGCTGAATACCGCCCCAACCCCATTGCCATAACAACATGCGCCATCCTAGACGTAGACGAACAAAAAGGCATCGTCAAAGTTCCCTGGATAGATGCATACGACGGTACCCCAGTCTTGGACTTGAAAGCGTACTTCCCCGTATCTGACCGCGTAAAAGACCCCCACATCCCAAAATGGCTCGCCAACTGGCCCCAATGGATACCCGATAGCGATTTTGACCCAGAAGCACTCACAGAGGAATCAGCACAAGAGAGCGGTAAATTGCCCACTTCGGGACGTATTGGCAGGTTAGCCGAAACTATAGCTGAGCAAACAAGCATCCAGACTGCCCAAGAGGTTTTTGAGGCATGGAACCAGCAGAAAATAGGCAAATCAAAAGACCCCGAAAAAATCCAAAACCTGATGGTCGCGCTTGAACAGAAAGTAGGCAAAGAAAAAGCAATAGAAATTATGCATGAATGCGGCAGGAAATGTTATGATTCAATTGCGTATCTGCAAAAATCCGCCGAGGAACTAAAAAACAAACACCCAGCATCTCTGCAAGAGCATGTGAAAAACCTAAACAAAAAGTTCGCAAGCACCTCAAAAATTGAATTAACCAGCGATAATACCCTAATTTATCAACAACTCAAATGCTACTGCATGGTAAAAAACCCTGAAAAACCCCTTGACAACAAAAACTACTGCCAATGCGGAGTAGGATGCAGACAGAAATTTTTTGAAGCAATCTTTGAAAAACCTGTCAAGGTTGAACTTTTAGAGTCAATTGCAACTGGCGGTGAAAGCTGCAAGTTTTTAATTAAACCCTAA
- a CDS encoding radical SAM protein translates to MSGKRAPLFMVVWRCTRNCVGNCMYCSYTKEYAKDQELSTEEAKKMVDEIHNFGSHWFGISGGEPLVRPDIFEIIKYAREEHGMEVSLITSGFAWDEKRYENLQKYEVHTAVSIDGNEESNEIIRRKGSYAKAVSAMDKLGKVGLLDCIVTTMTKYNIEHMAHPAYLAEKYNARMMVYHNLVPVGRAGSNMPDLAPTPDQYETAFNEIYDIQRKLYGKVKVNVYSPFYARIVRQKNPVDFWDWYNEGYLGRCTIGGNYIGITENGDYRSCGFHEGYRIGNVKNKHLSQAWEDLQQSPLHMKLRDKSNIKGKCGVCEYREICGGCRTRAEYYTGDLFESDPACNYIPKVLREDPKYLEKMQANP, encoded by the coding sequence ATGAGCGGGAAAAGAGCACCATTATTCATGGTGGTTTGGCGCTGCACAAGAAATTGTGTTGGAAACTGCATGTATTGCAGTTATACTAAAGAGTACGCCAAGGATCAGGAATTAAGTACTGAAGAAGCAAAAAAGATGGTTGATGAAATCCACAATTTTGGCTCACATTGGTTTGGAATCAGTGGAGGAGAACCACTGGTCCGCCCAGACATTTTTGAAATCATCAAATATGCTCGGGAAGAACACGGCATGGAAGTTAGCCTCATAACAAGCGGTTTTGCGTGGGATGAAAAGAGATATGAAAATCTTCAAAAGTATGAAGTCCACACAGCCGTCAGCATTGATGGCAATGAGGAATCAAACGAAATTATCCGACGTAAAGGCAGTTATGCTAAAGCTGTAAGCGCTATGGATAAGCTTGGCAAGGTAGGATTACTGGACTGTATTGTCACAACCATGACAAAATACAACATTGAACACATGGCGCACCCTGCATACCTCGCAGAAAAATACAACGCTCGAATGATGGTTTACCACAACCTTGTCCCAGTTGGCAGAGCAGGCAGCAACATGCCAGACTTAGCGCCTACGCCTGACCAGTACGAAACAGCATTCAACGAAATTTATGATATTCAACGTAAACTTTACGGCAAAGTCAAAGTCAACGTTTACTCACCTTTCTACGCACGCATTGTCCGCCAGAAAAACCCAGTTGACTTCTGGGACTGGTACAATGAAGGCTACCTTGGTAGATGCACTATCGGCGGCAACTACATCGGCATCACCGAGAACGGTGACTACCGAAGCTGTGGATTCCACGAAGGTTACCGCATTGGCAACGTAAAAAATAAACACTTAAGCCAAGCATGGGAAGACCTCCAGCAAAGCCCACTACACATGAAACTACGCGACAAAAGCAACATCAAAGGCAAATGTGGCGTTTGTGAGTACCGCGAAATCTGCGGTGGATGCAGAACACGCGCTGAATACTACACAGGTGACTTGTTTGAGTCAGACCCAGCCTGCAATTACATCCCCAAAGTCCTCCGTGAGGACCCCAAGTATCTTGAGAAGATGCAGGCAAACCCATAA